A single genomic interval of Pyrobaculum arsenaticum DSM 13514 harbors:
- a CDS encoding phosphoribosylaminoimidazolesuccinocarboxamide synthase, with amino-acid sequence MELVYEGKAKRMYKSSGLYLMEFKDEVTAGDGAVRATAPGKGALAAETSYLLFRYVSPAVQTHLVDFKPPNALVVKPAEVLPVEVIVRFKAYGSILKRMPRLRPLQPLIRPLVEFHYKDDALHDPLIYPQEVAEAGIASDAEVAEIERAALAAAMALRDLYARADCDFVDVKLEFGKVGGRLVLVDEISGDTFRLLCNGEHLDKEYFRKTRDATGLVERYKKLLELTKSLLQNS; translated from the coding sequence GTGGAGCTGGTGTATGAGGGGAAGGCGAAGAGGATGTATAAATCAAGCGGTCTCTACTTAATGGAGTTTAAAGACGAGGTGACGGCGGGGGACGGAGCTGTGAGAGCCACGGCGCCGGGAAAGGGAGCACTTGCCGCTGAGACGAGCTATCTGCTGTTCCGCTACGTCTCTCCAGCCGTGCAGACGCACCTAGTCGACTTCAAGCCCCCAAACGCCCTGGTGGTGAAACCGGCTGAGGTCCTCCCCGTCGAGGTAATTGTCAGATTCAAGGCATACGGCAGCATCTTGAAGAGGATGCCCAGGCTTAGGCCTCTCCAGCCTCTTATTAGGCCCCTTGTGGAGTTCCACTACAAAGACGACGCCCTCCACGACCCGTTGATCTACCCGCAGGAGGTTGCAGAGGCAGGCATCGCCTCCGACGCCGAGGTGGCTGAGATAGAACGCGCCGCCCTCGCCGCAGCCATGGCGCTTAGGGATCTCTACGCAAGGGCAGATTGCGACTTCGTAGACGTGAAGTTAGAATTCGGCAAGGTCGGAGGCCGGCTTGTCCTTGTCGACGAGATCTCCGGCGACACCTTTAGGCTTCTGTGTAACGGCGAGCATTTAGACAAGGAGTACTTCCGCAAGACAAGAGACGCAACAGGGCTAGTGGAGCGCTATAAAAAGTTGCTAGAACTTACGAAAAGCCTATTGCAAAATTCATAG
- a CDS encoding MFS transporter — MPESWKRIHWGLFAIVSASFFLDGVLFTLVPATIYLIEGLVSEAPLIFAVNSLFFMLGALVLGWVGDVLGRRLGLITSLLIYTAGAVAFAAAFWAGALTLPVALATTSVINFGVGGEVGPAYSALAELTPPRRRGTALMLAANFWNVGAAILAAASLYYAELTGDPKTAVLYTFYTAIALALLVLAARLHVPESLRWLAARGRLAEAEALAKRYGVSLPQPQPQKSSLRGYWGRIALLAIAFTAQLITYNIAAYYVPYAPGFAYGAEFAPINVAVANLGAAAGAFLLLPLIDKSRKLSFTAAFAGGLATAIALAAVHGSSAWLYASVLFLNLVFSEWAWASISVLESELFPTAVRSTAVGLVTAGAWLANTGTVFLEGVVGVHLFLAMLVALWSMGLTSALWWHIRGVESAGRELEELA, encoded by the coding sequence ATGCCTGAGAGTTGGAAGAGGATCCACTGGGGCCTCTTTGCCATTGTGAGCGCCAGCTTTTTCCTCGACGGAGTTTTGTTCACGTTGGTGCCCGCCACTATATACTTAATCGAGGGGCTAGTCTCGGAGGCCCCCTTGATCTTTGCCGTAAACTCTCTCTTCTTCATGCTGGGGGCCTTGGTACTGGGGTGGGTGGGGGACGTCTTGGGACGGAGGCTAGGTCTGATAACATCCCTCTTAATATACACAGCCGGCGCCGTAGCTTTCGCCGCCGCGTTTTGGGCCGGGGCGTTGACCCTCCCCGTTGCGTTAGCCACCACCTCGGTGATAAACTTCGGCGTTGGCGGCGAGGTGGGGCCGGCCTACTCGGCGCTTGCCGAGCTTACGCCGCCGCGCCGCCGCGGCACGGCGTTAATGCTCGCGGCCAACTTCTGGAACGTCGGCGCCGCTATTCTGGCCGCGGCGTCGCTCTACTACGCCGAGCTGACGGGGGATCCCAAAACCGCAGTGCTCTACACCTTCTACACAGCCATAGCGCTGGCCCTTCTGGTGCTGGCGGCGAGGCTCCACGTCCCCGAGTCGCTTCGGTGGCTTGCGGCGCGTGGGAGGCTGGCAGAGGCCGAGGCCCTCGCCAAGAGGTACGGCGTCTCTTTGCCCCAACCTCAGCCTCAGAAAAGCTCGCTGAGGGGGTACTGGGGCCGCATTGCGCTTTTGGCCATAGCCTTCACGGCCCAACTCATTACCTATAACATCGCCGCGTACTACGTGCCTTATGCTCCGGGCTTCGCATACGGGGCCGAGTTCGCCCCAATAAACGTCGCCGTTGCCAACCTCGGCGCGGCGGCCGGCGCCTTCTTGTTATTGCCCCTTATAGACAAGAGCAGGAAGCTGTCCTTCACCGCGGCCTTCGCAGGCGGGCTTGCCACAGCCATCGCCTTGGCGGCAGTCCACGGCTCGTCGGCGTGGCTGTACGCGTCTGTGTTGTTCCTCAACTTGGTCTTCTCGGAGTGGGCTTGGGCCTCAATAAGCGTGCTTGAAAGCGAGTTGTTCCCCACCGCCGTGAGGTCGACCGCGGTTGGCCTAGTCACCGCCGGGGCGTGGCTGGCCAACACCGGGACCGTCTTCCTAGAGGGGGTCGTAGGCGTGCACCTCTTCCTCGCCATGCTCGTTGCGCTGTGGTCAATGGGCCTAACCAGCGCCTTGTGGTGGCATATAAGAGGCGTGGAAAGCGCCGGGAGAGAGCTGGAGGAACTGGCCTAA
- a CDS encoding signal peptidase I yields MKGWVKDLLWFVAIVIALVAYSAASGVAWPIAVVSSYSMEPTMRVGDFVLLSGASCASVSPGDVVVYVAKNPSWYGSWIIHRVYEKQQTGGNCALVTWGDNNNLPDQAVGEPPVSKNIVGKVALTVPYIGVFPLVVRPQGVGNAAMAAWMGRLAIFGAAVYAFYYYFKAGERELKRRGGKPRAKAVKRKATFWREEY; encoded by the coding sequence GTGAAGGGCTGGGTCAAAGACCTGCTTTGGTTCGTGGCGATTGTCATTGCGCTCGTCGCCTACTCCGCCGCGTCGGGGGTGGCGTGGCCGATCGCAGTAGTCTCATCGTACAGCATGGAGCCTACGATGAGAGTGGGAGACTTCGTGCTCCTCTCTGGCGCGTCTTGTGCATCAGTTTCCCCCGGCGACGTGGTGGTCTACGTGGCGAAGAACCCCAGCTGGTACGGTAGCTGGATAATTCACAGAGTCTACGAGAAGCAACAAACGGGGGGCAACTGCGCCCTTGTGACGTGGGGAGACAACAACAATCTCCCCGACCAAGCAGTCGGCGAGCCGCCAGTGTCGAAAAACATTGTGGGGAAGGTCGCCTTGACCGTGCCCTACATCGGCGTCTTCCCCCTCGTGGTTAGGCCCCAGGGCGTTGGCAACGCGGCCATGGCGGCGTGGATGGGAAGACTGGCCATATTCGGCGCCGCCGTCTACGCCTTCTACTACTACTTCAAGGCCGGCGAAAGGGAGCTCAAGAGGAGAGGCGGCAAGCCCCGCGCGAAGGCGGTTAAAAGAAAGGCGACCTTCTGGCGTGAGGAGTATTAG
- a CDS encoding SPFH domain-containing protein — MSYIPVQVRASRVPRRAATLFVALFLALVIAAVVAALSVYSLPAGVVAVVVDPVSGTISKPVLGPALGVKAPWAYLIEDTYAIEILEFAQKEKATGKWVFSAPEVLTKDGVVVTVEMVVRYRIVPERFDELIKRFPQVDYDDKVLVPKARQLIRDIISKVTLDELIASRDVIAKQIEETYKTAVENDPAVAGLVAILDVNVQNFVLPQQITDAINRKVAAQQDAIRAQFERQRVEELARANFTRTVLAAMAEANATITRARAQAMQVMLVANATRTAIEMIIRAAGANATEAARLAELYIYLAGLREVAQTGNVQIVAVSGGGQVVPVIPLAR, encoded by the coding sequence ATGTCGTATATACCGGTCCAGGTACGGGCTAGTCGAGTGCCTCGGAGGGCCGCTACGCTGTTCGTGGCCTTATTCCTAGCGCTAGTCATAGCCGCGGTGGTCGCCGCGCTTTCTGTATACAGCCTACCTGCCGGCGTTGTTGCCGTCGTGGTGGACCCAGTTTCTGGCACCATCAGCAAGCCTGTTCTCGGACCTGCGCTGGGGGTGAAAGCGCCCTGGGCTTACCTAATTGAGGACACCTACGCCATAGAGATTTTAGAGTTCGCCCAAAAGGAGAAGGCCACGGGGAAGTGGGTCTTCTCGGCGCCGGAGGTGTTGACTAAGGATGGGGTCGTTGTCACGGTGGAGATGGTGGTGCGCTACAGAATAGTGCCGGAGCGTTTCGATGAGCTTATAAAGAGGTTTCCCCAAGTGGACTACGACGACAAGGTGTTGGTTCCGAAGGCCAGGCAACTTATACGCGACATAATTTCGAAGGTCACTCTGGACGAATTAATAGCGAGCCGCGACGTAATTGCAAAGCAGATCGAAGAGACGTACAAAACCGCCGTGGAGAACGACCCCGCTGTGGCGGGGCTTGTGGCAATCCTCGATGTCAATGTCCAGAACTTCGTCCTCCCGCAACAGATTACAGACGCCATAAACCGCAAAGTGGCGGCTCAGCAAGACGCCATCCGCGCCCAGTTCGAGAGGCAGAGGGTTGAGGAGCTCGCCCGCGCCAACTTCACCAGGACGGTCCTCGCCGCCATGGCTGAGGCTAACGCCACGATAACGAGGGCGAGGGCCCAGGCCATGCAAGTCATGTTGGTGGCCAACGCTACTAGGACCGCCATTGAGATGATTATAAGAGCCGCCGGCGCCAACGCCACAGAGGCGGCTAGGCTGGCCGAGCTGTACATATACCTAGCCGGGCTGAGGGAGGTGGCGCAGACGGGCAACGTCCAGATTGTGGCCGTCTCGGGAGGGGGGCAGGTGGTGCCGGTAATTCCGCTGGCCCGATGA
- a CDS encoding METTL5 family protein yields MFRNKKELELFVEELPVFERPKQRLEQYPTDAGLVATAVWDAHMRGLLVDVVDLGCGTGRFALAAAAMGARHVLCIDVDVEALKIARRTAEEVGASAVDFLNADATKIELRRRFRAAFQNPPFGIWTPRGTDIAFLMAALRLADVVYTIHKLPTLEYVVGRVAELGFELKVLEKAVINIKPMYRHHRKRLHKVEVFLAFVSRRA; encoded by the coding sequence ATGTTCAGAAACAAAAAAGAGCTTGAGCTCTTCGTGGAGGAGCTCCCCGTCTTCGAGAGGCCTAAGCAGAGGCTTGAGCAGTACCCCACCGACGCGGGGCTAGTCGCAACGGCGGTTTGGGATGCCCATATGCGGGGCTTACTGGTAGATGTCGTGGATCTCGGTTGCGGGACGGGGCGCTTTGCTCTCGCCGCCGCGGCGATGGGGGCGAGGCATGTGCTCTGCATCGACGTGGATGTGGAGGCATTGAAGATTGCCAGAAGAACCGCCGAGGAGGTGGGCGCATCTGCGGTGGACTTCCTCAACGCCGACGCCACAAAAATAGAGCTGAGGCGCCGGTTCCGCGCCGCGTTTCAAAACCCGCCGTTTGGCATATGGACCCCGAGGGGGACCGACATTGCGTTTTTAATGGCGGCGCTTAGGCTAGCCGATGTGGTCTACACCATACACAAGCTCCCTACTCTAGAGTACGTTGTTGGTAGGGTTGCTGAGCTGGGCTTTGAGCTGAAGGTCTTGGAGAAGGCGGTTATAAACATCAAGCCTATGTACAGACACCACAGGAAGAGGTTGCACAAGGTGGAGGTCTTCCTAGCCTTCGTAAGCAGGAGAGCTTAA
- a CDS encoding long-chain-fatty-acid--CoA ligase, giving the protein MERYNLTLNKIWQYVKEINGDVEVAHLPPHGNNIRSTYAREYERTLRLADGLRRLGIGPGDKVATMDWNTIWHFDLYWAVPAMGAILHPLNVRLAPEDLVYIINHAGDKALVYHRDFAPLVEKIRPYLKTVQIYIQISDGAGAVGKDPEIEDVMKSGEPRPFPDLSEDTIATIGYTSGTTGKPKGAYFTHRALTLHTLSSALMFSVARGFARPECAEEVCTFLQLVPMFHVHGWGTPWTFALMGWRQVYPGRFDPNHVVKLIAEERVKSLAGVPTMLYMLLTAPEFPKYVNRIREVKPIFVVGGAALPKELAKRAAEAGFIPRVGYGLTETAPVLTLGYFRPTEKLPQDVEEYYSVLTATGLPIPLVDLAVVDENLNPVPRDGRTMGEIVVKAPWVTPEYLGDPEKTKESFRGGWFRTGDVAVWYPDGRIRIVDRAKDVIKSGGEWISSLQLEDLIATHPAVAQVAVIGVPHEKWGERPVAVVVLKPGAAATEQDIINHLQKFVDAGKIPKWWLPDKVIFVNQLPLTGTGKIDKKVLKEQFRNTLK; this is encoded by the coding sequence ATGGAGAGGTACAATCTCACATTAAATAAGATTTGGCAGTATGTAAAAGAGATAAACGGCGATGTAGAAGTTGCGCATCTCCCCCCGCACGGCAATAACATAAGATCGACATATGCCAGGGAATACGAGAGGACTCTCCGGCTGGCCGACGGGCTTAGGCGCTTAGGCATCGGGCCTGGGGACAAGGTAGCCACTATGGACTGGAATACAATATGGCACTTCGACCTCTACTGGGCGGTCCCCGCGATGGGCGCCATACTACACCCCCTAAACGTCCGTCTCGCTCCGGAGGACTTGGTGTACATAATCAACCACGCCGGCGACAAGGCCTTGGTATACCACAGGGACTTCGCCCCCCTCGTGGAGAAGATTAGGCCGTACCTCAAGACCGTCCAGATATACATACAGATATCAGACGGGGCCGGCGCGGTGGGCAAAGACCCGGAAATAGAAGATGTGATGAAAAGCGGAGAGCCAAGGCCCTTCCCCGATCTCAGCGAGGACACCATCGCGACAATTGGATACACCAGCGGGACTACCGGCAAGCCGAAGGGCGCCTACTTCACCCACAGGGCGCTAACGCTACACACCCTGTCCAGCGCCTTGATGTTTTCAGTGGCTCGGGGTTTCGCGAGGCCTGAGTGCGCTGAGGAGGTGTGTACCTTCCTACAGCTGGTCCCCATGTTCCACGTCCACGGCTGGGGCACGCCTTGGACCTTCGCCCTTATGGGGTGGAGGCAAGTGTACCCCGGCCGGTTTGACCCCAACCACGTGGTTAAGCTAATAGCGGAAGAGAGGGTGAAGAGCTTGGCAGGCGTGCCGACAATGCTCTATATGTTGCTCACGGCGCCCGAGTTTCCCAAGTACGTAAACAGGATTAGAGAGGTGAAGCCAATATTTGTCGTAGGCGGCGCAGCCCTCCCGAAGGAGCTGGCAAAAAGAGCGGCCGAGGCCGGGTTCATCCCAAGAGTTGGCTACGGACTCACGGAGACAGCGCCGGTCCTGACGCTTGGGTATTTCAGACCCACGGAGAAGTTGCCTCAAGACGTCGAGGAGTACTACAGCGTCCTAACAGCGACGGGTCTGCCCATACCCCTTGTGGATCTCGCCGTGGTTGACGAGAATCTCAACCCCGTCCCCCGCGACGGAAGGACTATGGGTGAAATAGTTGTAAAGGCGCCTTGGGTAACGCCTGAATACTTGGGAGACCCCGAGAAGACCAAGGAGTCTTTCCGAGGGGGCTGGTTCAGAACTGGCGACGTCGCTGTGTGGTATCCAGACGGCCGCATCAGGATAGTGGACAGGGCCAAAGACGTTATCAAATCCGGGGGCGAGTGGATCTCCTCCCTGCAACTAGAGGACTTAATCGCCACGCACCCCGCCGTCGCGCAAGTCGCAGTTATCGGAGTCCCGCACGAGAAATGGGGCGAGCGCCCAGTCGCCGTGGTGGTGCTCAAGCCGGGCGCCGCGGCCACGGAGCAAGACATAATCAACCACTTGCAGAAATTCGTCGACGCGGGGAAGATCCCCAAGTGGTGGCTACCCGACAAGGTGATATTCGTCAACCAGCTACCGCTCACCGGCACAGGGAAGATAGACAAGAAAGTACTCAAGGAGCAGTTCAGGAACACGCTGAAATAG
- a CDS encoding bis(5'-nucleosyl)-tetraphosphatase, giving the protein MYDEVSAGAVVFYLGGDVEYLLLHYPSGHWDFPKGNVEFGEAPEEAALREIKEETGLDAELVPGFREEIEYFYVKAGRRVRKKVILFLARAFSKEVKLSWEHVGYVWLPYSQALAKVTYPNSRQVLAKAHKYLLQSLKKGDQG; this is encoded by the coding sequence GTGTACGACGAGGTGTCAGCTGGGGCTGTGGTGTTTTACCTCGGCGGCGACGTGGAGTATCTCTTGTTGCACTACCCCTCTGGCCACTGGGACTTTCCAAAGGGAAACGTAGAATTTGGCGAGGCGCCGGAGGAGGCCGCCTTGAGGGAGATAAAGGAGGAGACAGGGCTAGACGCGGAGCTCGTTCCGGGGTTTAGGGAGGAGATTGAGTACTTCTACGTCAAGGCCGGGAGGAGGGTCAGGAAGAAGGTCATCTTGTTCCTCGCCAGGGCCTTCTCGAAGGAGGTGAAGCTCAGCTGGGAGCACGTCGGGTATGTCTGGTTGCCTTATTCCCAGGCCCTCGCTAAGGTCACATACCCAAACTCGAGGCAAGTCTTGGCAAAGGCGCACAAGTACTTGCTCCAGAGCTTAAAGAAGGGCGACCAAGGCTGA